In the genome of Desulfofarcimen acetoxidans DSM 771, one region contains:
- a CDS encoding CtsR family transcriptional regulator, producing MSSLSNLIERHLRQLLKESIKGYIEIRRNELAEQFRCVPSQINYVLSTRFTYENGFLVESQRGGAGFVRIVKLMLNREDTSSSILTYLTEMIGNSISQSAAEGIVNRLLEENTVTQREASLMKAAMHRNVLKVDLPWRDNVRALILKAMLVSLLRDNK from the coding sequence ATGTCCAGTCTTTCTAACCTCATTGAAAGGCATCTCAGGCAGCTTCTAAAAGAAAGTATTAAAGGATATATCGAAATTAGGAGAAATGAACTGGCAGAGCAGTTTAGATGCGTACCTTCCCAGATAAACTATGTTTTGTCCACGAGATTTACCTATGAAAACGGTTTTTTGGTCGAAAGCCAGCGGGGAGGAGCCGGTTTCGTACGCATAGTTAAACTTATGTTAAACAGGGAGGATACTTCGTCTTCCATTTTGACATATCTAACTGAGATGATAGGCAATTCAATTTCACAGTCGGCGGCGGAAGGGATAGTGAATAGATTGCTGGAGGAGAACACTGTCACCCAGCGTGAAGCCAGTTTGATGAAGGCGGCTATGCACAGGAATGTACTGAAAGTTGACTTGCCCTGGCGTGATAATGTAAGAGCCCTAATATTAAAAGCCATGCTTGTTTCGCTTTTAAGGGACAACAAATAA
- a CDS encoding UvrB/UvrC motif-containing protein — MMCERCQERQANVQFTEIINGKKKTIRLCEVCAKEMHMDNFGWFPQLGLHTFLAGLLEHEFGNGNSLKTSPGENISCSKCGLSGEQFAKSGLLGCGYCYDDLAKQIDPLLRRIHGNSRHTGKVPERTGGSIRLVKEMENLKAELASCVAREEFERAAVLRDQIRLLEKDIYRKG, encoded by the coding sequence ATGATGTGTGAACGCTGTCAGGAGAGGCAGGCTAATGTTCAGTTTACTGAGATAATAAATGGCAAGAAAAAAACTATTCGTTTGTGTGAAGTATGTGCCAAAGAAATGCATATGGATAATTTTGGATGGTTTCCTCAGCTTGGCCTGCATACCTTTTTGGCAGGTTTACTGGAGCATGAATTTGGTAATGGGAATTCATTAAAAACCTCCCCGGGAGAAAATATTAGTTGCAGCAAATGCGGTTTATCAGGTGAACAGTTTGCCAAGAGCGGGCTGTTGGGATGCGGCTATTGCTACGATGATTTAGCCAAGCAAATTGATCCCCTGCTTCGCCGCATTCACGGTAACTCCAGGCATACGGGAAAGGTGCCGGAGCGTACCGGGGGCAGCATTCGCCTGGTAAAAGAAATGGAAAATCTCAAGGCGGAACTTGCCTCTTGTGTCGCACGTGAAGAGTTTGAACGGGCTGCTGTATTGCGTGATCAAATAAGGCTATTGGAGAAGGACATTTACCGAAAGGGGTAG